Genomic DNA from Lepus europaeus isolate LE1 chromosome 15, mLepTim1.pri, whole genome shotgun sequence:
TCAGAATGTTTCAGGAAATGAGGGATGGAATTCTAAAAGTTGGAACAGTGTGGTGAGTAGAGAAACTGGGATCCATATGGTACAATAGCAAAAAATTAAGCTATAAAAACTAAATAGAGAAGTACGCAATTTCAATAATACAGTAACATAATTTGTTAATACGTAGCCAATTAAAGGACTTTTAAGCAGGGATTAATGAAAGCCATATAGAGAATAGAGTTGACAGTCTAACAATGACATTGGTGTTGTAGTCTCAGAGATGGAATCTGAACTAGGATGATGATGGCAATACAGATGAAGAGGAATTTGGCATGATTTCAGAtatatttaggaaataaaaataggaCTTGATGTTTGGGGTAAATGAAAGGTATCAAGAATAGTTAATCAGGTTTTTCAGGCTTAAGTGATTGTTCAGTTTTAAGTATGCTGAAAGTAAGTACCTTTGGGAACTTCAAGTGATGTCCAGAAAGTGGAAATAAATCATTAACAGAGCAGCCAGGTGCCATGATCATGTAGGCTGTGGAGAAAGAGCAGCACAGAGACAAGAAAGGACCTTGGAGACTACCAGTGTATAAAATATGATAGGAGAAAATGAATTTGGCAGAAAGAGCAGAAGAAACGATTAGAGGAATGTGGAAAGAATGCAGAAACCAGGGACTCAGTCTCAAGAAAGAGCAACATAAGATAGATCAAGagtgaaaagttttatttttttaatttatttttcttgacagagttacagtgagagagggagacagagatgtaTCTTCCAacctcaggttcactccctagatggccaaaacagccagggctggaccaaaccaaagccaggagactggaacttccaggtctctcatgggtgtcagggtcccaagcacatgggccaccaTCTActccttttctcaggccattagcagggagctggatccaaagtggagcagccgaggctcaaactagcacctatatgggatgccagcatctcaggcaacaGCCTTACCAATActtcagcacagtgccagcaccaagaGTGAAAATTTTTAGATCTGCTATTCAGGATGTAACTCAAATCTTAACAAGAATAATTTCAGAGAGGATAACAGCAGAAGCCAAATTGGAGATGAGTGGGAATTGGGAAATGAATGAGTATCTTGGAGCAGAGTGGCAGGACAGAAGGAGAGACCAAGAGTAGTAAGATTCtaagagggaagcagagaatAAACGACCTTACGAGCATTcagggggactggcgctgtggcaaagtaggctaagcctccacttgtggtgccagcatcccatatggatgccagttcctctcctgactgctcttctgttccagctctctgctatggcctgggaaagtagcagaggatggtccaagtgcttgggccccttcacccatgtggcggactcagaaggagctcctgcctcctggcttcgggtcagcccagctccagcccttgctgccatttggggagtgaaccagtggatggaagacctttccctcggtctctctctctgtctctcaaataaaaattaaaaaaaaaaattaaactaccaAAACAAAAAGCTACCTTCAGGACTTTGGAAGGATTTTGAAACAGTGTATAATGTAATCAGAGTTGCAGTTTACAAAGATCACTCACAGTCTGCAATGTTGAAAATTATGTTGATGCCAAACTCTGTGATTGTGCTATTTTTGTTCAGTAGCGCTCAGCTGCCCAACCAAGAAAAAGTGATTTATCATTGAACCAGGATTGGGGGACTGCTAGTGTTTGCAGAGGTCTCCATGAAGTAGACAAGCTAGGGTAATAAAGTAGCAGAAATTAAATAATAGAATAATGTAGTCAGagaaaggaatattttatttatttgaaagacaaagagacctCCTatccaactggttcactcctcaaatgcccacagtgcctggggttggattatgccaaagccaggagccaagaaaatCTGTGTGTCACACTTGGGCGGCACCTGAAatagcacacttgggccatcacctgcgcCTTcgcagagtgcacattagcagcaagttggaatgggaaagagccaggacttgaacccaggcactccagtatggtgtGCTGGCATACCAGCTGGGATCTTAACCACAAAACCAAACTCCTAGCCCAAGGCTTTGTAAGATTTCTGAGAGAACTGTTCTGAAAGACCTAGTGTTAGCTTGGGGATAAATTAGTAAGATGAAGAAGTAAAGTTTAGTactgaagaaataaaaggaataacaAGTTATATTCCATACTCCTCCTGAGCAAAAACATTGGCTTATTTGTCCTTATCTGCTATATACTAGTGAATTTACTTGTAGATCATTAAGTATTGAcatagttcattcatttttagtttttgtagATTCCATCTGTTGACAACTCTGTGCTGAATGGCTTCTATGAACTGTGCTGAACTCTCATTGGCAGTAAGTTGTATTCCAGTGAGAGAGATAGGAAATGACCAAAAGGTACACACTTAGGTAATGTCAGTGAGTGCTCGAACAAGAAAGTAATAGAATACAAGAGAGTATGTACCCCTGAAGTAGTCTGGAGAGTTGCCAAAGTCAGAAAGTGTGTTCTCCAAATGAAACTAATCCTCATATGAAGCTTCATATGTAATGGACATAATAGATACCAAGTAACGTAGGTTGAACTAGTGAGCAGTAGgaaattgtatttttgaaattttccgCTAGTAATTGGCTCCTTAGGGACATGATGGTTGAACAAAGAATGAGGGAAAAAATTGGTGAAAGGAAAGGGAGCAAGGTTAGCATTCCAAACAGCTGGCAAAGCGTGTGCAAAGGCTGTGAAGAGAGGCACATCTAGCCTTCAGAAGCTTCACGGTTTCCATGAATGGCAGAGAATAAAtaaggggaggaaggaagctcATGAAATAGAAGGGGGTCAGCTCATGCTTCTGAGAGCCTTGTTAAGGTGGTCAAACTGTGGGGAGCAAGGAATTAAGATGCATGTGTGGAAtcagtttgcatttttaaagtcaACTACAACTTATACATTTATGGGAGAGGGAGCTAATGGCCCACATGAGAAATGATCACTTGGAACTAGGGTGGTGGTAGGGTGAGGAAAGTAGTGGTTTCATTTATAGAGGTGATTAGCAAGTTTTATCAGTCATAGCTTTGGTTGGTTATTTAAATTGTAGGGAGATAACAGGTGGAAATTTTCTTAATAAGTTAGGTTAATAAGACAAGTCTCTTTGGGTAATGTATCCACGTAAAAGACAACATGGGTACCaaagttgtggtgtagcaagtaaagcgtccacttgtgatgccggcatcccatatggagacgGGTTcaaatccaatccagctcctctctaatggcccaagtgtgttTGAAAGATATGTAGGAGacgctgaagaagctcctggctccttgcttcagactggcccacccctggccattgcagccatttgaggaatgaaccagtagatggaagatctctctgtctctcctctctctatatctctgccttttgaataaacatcttaatttttttttaatatttatttatttgaaaggcagagttaaagagatcttccatccattggttcattcactctccagatggctgtaatgggccagtccgaagccaggacccgggagctgcttctaggtctcctgtgtgcatgcaggagcccaagggcttgggccatctgctattgctttcccaggcacattagcagagagctggattaaaagtggagcagctaggactggaactagcacccatatttATATTAAtggtttcatttttctaattaagattttaagaaataatgtTTTGTTCGACCTCTCCACACCtcatccttctttgcagatgcaAATACTTTGAACTCTTTGCCTTTCTTTGGGCCAttaaatttctatttctaaaaattaattattgaTTATTAATTTTCCATTATATTACATTATCAAAATTTTATGGTAATCATGTGGCTCTTATACCTTTACCCTTTCCTCTCAGTATTTAATGAGTATTTATGTAGTATAAAACTATATAAATATTGCTCAAAGTCATTGCTTATTATGCTATGAGTtacacattttcttgttttttttttttgtttctcctttagtgaaattgtttttgctttcttaCTAGCAAAATTAACACATAGAAAACTTTGCTTCTTTTGAAAtgctctttcagataaatttttttaagatagacTGAtggattcaaaaggcagagtgacagagaaaacaaGAGTgaaccatccattggttcattccctaactggccacacagctggggctgggtgagacCACAGAAGGGAGCCAGGAAACCTAtcctagtttcccacatgggtggcaggggaccaagcacctcAGGCATCTGCTGCCTTTTGGGGagcacttgcagggagctggatcagcagcagagcagccaggactccagcggGCACTTCAGTATCCAATgcaggcatcgcaagcagcagctttaacctctgtgccacagtgccaacaccTCATGTAAATCATTCATTTGAGACTTTCCTCTACTCCTACCTGTGCCTTGACCTACCTCCCCTTAGGAAACTCTTCCTGGAACTGTTCTTCTGCACCAATTTGGACTGATTTTCCTGGCTATTAAAAAGTTGTACCAGACTTATTCCCTTCTGGCTGGATCTAGAATCCATACCTTCTTCCTCCTTTTAGCTTAAAAATGCTCAATTTactggccagcattgtgacatagaaggtaaagccactgcaacactgacatcccacatgggtgccttttcatgtcccggctgctccctgctaatggccttggaaaagcagcagattgtgcaagtgtttgagcccctccTACCAATGTGGGCAACCTGAAAGAAGCCTAGCCTGACCAACCCTGagaattgtggccatctggggagtgggacccagcagatggaagatctctccctctgtaatgctAATAAATTATTAGAATGTGTGCATAGGGacaaacttcttttttctttaaagatttatttatttttacttaagaggcagagttagagagagaggtcttcatctgctggtccattccccagatggctgcaatggctggagctaggcagatccaaagccaggagccaggagcttctgggtctcccatttgggtgcaggggcccaagcagttgggccatcttccagtgctttcccaggccattagcagggagctgggttggaagaataggcgggacacgaaccagcacccatatgggatgctggtgccgcaggtggaggcttaacctactatgccacagtgccggcactggGGCACACTTTTTTGAATCATTGGCTTCTGAAGTTGTCTTTAATTCTCCTCCATGATTGATAGCTGGGTCTAGAATTCTAAATTGAGTAGTTTCCATTAGAAAGTATTTTGCTTGCAGCCTGCGCTGCTGCTGTTAAGTGGGCTGATGCCATTCTGATTATTGTTCCTTTGTATATGACTTGTGTTTTTCCTCTGCAGAAGCTTTTAAgatgatttttatgtttatttttttctaaaaatttgcaATGATGTTCATTACTGTAAATCtctttataaaattcattttgtaGGGCATATTGTAAACTTCTTTTTCTTAGCTCTAGAGGATTTTAACGCTTCATTCTCCTTTAGCTTTTATCCTCTCTGAAATTTCTGTTACTAAGACTTTCCTCCTGGACTAATTTTCTCAGTTAAATTTTTGGCTTGATTTCTTGGTTTTTTGCTCTATCTTCCTTGGAAAGGAAGATATCAGcccatctttttccagctttatCTACTAACTAttttagactttaaaaaaaaaaaaagatttatttatttgtaaggcagagttacagagagagacagagggaaggagagatcttccatctgctggttcaatcctcaagtgtctacaatggccagggctgggccaggctggagccaggagctttctccagtatcccaagtgagtgcaggggcccaaggacttgggccatcttctactgctttcccaggccatagcagagagctggatcataagtggagcagccgggatgggcacccatataggatgccagcgctacagatggcagcttaacctgctgtaccacaatgccagccccatctctctttgcctttgaaataaataagcatgggccagcgttgtggcacagcgggttaaagccctgacctaagctccagcatcccatatgggcactggttctactccccactgctcctcttctgatccagctctctgctatggcctgagaaaacagttaaaaatggcccaggtccttgggcccctgcacccgcatggcttcggatcggcacagttccggccattgcagccatctgtggagtgaaccagaggatgggagacctctctctctgtatctacctctctaactctgcctttcaaataaataaagtatatctttaaaaaaaaaaaaaagaagcattaaaattttaaaacttgataaaatgattcctttgttttttcacttgtcttagagaaggaataaaaatactaataaacCTATCTAGAAACCAATTACAAATTCTTAATGCTGAGGTTATTTTAATTAGCTTGTGTTTTCAAGAGATTTACgtgtttgaaagagtgatagagaaagacagagatcttccatctgctggttcactccctagatggctgcaacagctaggccttggccaggctgaaaccagtacCAAGAATTTCATCCGCCCAGGGAAGACAGCGGAGGAGCCGGAGGCCGTGCTGCCTCTTCCTCCGCTCGCTGCTGCTGGTGGCAAAGGACTCCTGGAGGGCTCCCCAGAAACAGCCACTCCGGAGCCCCCTTCTTCCGCTGCTCTCCTGCTGGGGACGGAAGAGCCTCCTGGCAACACCAAGAAGAAAATTGACATCCTGCTGAAGGCTGTGGGAGATACCCCTATTATGAAAACCAAGAAATGGGCTGTAGAGCGAACAAGAAGCATCCAAGGACTCATTGGTTTCATCAAAAAGTTCCTTAAGCTTACGGCCTCAGAACagttgtttatttatgtgaaccAGTCCTTTGCCCCTTCCCCAGACCAAGAAGTTGGAACTCTGTGTGAGTGTTTCAGCAGTGATGGCATTACTGCAAGTCACAGGTGTGGGGATGAACCACAGAGAGAAACAGCTTACTACATAAAAGGAGGAAACGGCTCTGTGGCCTGCCCAGCACGCCTCTCCTGTGACCCTAATTTAAGCATAAAAACGGCCATAGATTGGACGGACTCAGGAAGATGTGACCAGGATGATACACAGACATCCTAAAAGACTGACAAGAGCGTGCCCCTTGATCCCACCCATCACAACTGTTGTGGCTTCTGATCTGCCTTCAACATAGAAAAGGACATTAAGATGTTGCAAGGTTCT
This window encodes:
- the LOC133774265 gene encoding ubiquitin-like protein ATG12, coding for MSHEDRFPVLTQTPSFEGDGIYAQRGKTAEEPEAVLPLPPLAAAGGKGLLEGSPETATPEPPSSAALLLGTEEPPGNTKKKIDILLKAVGDTPIMKTKKWAVERTRSIQGLIGFIKKFLKLTASEQLFIYVNQSFAPSPDQEVGTLCECFSSDGITASHRCGDEPQRETAYYIKGGNGSVACPARLSCDPNLSIKTAIDWTDSGRCDQDDTQTS